CCGCTAAAGACAAAACGTCTCGGGGACTAACCACGCTGAGAAACAGCGACGTctttacctgtgcaggtgtctCTCGGACACAAACACAGGGATTCTCATTTCTGTCAAGAGAGTGCAGCcgccgtgacctttgacctcgagTCCTGTCAGAGTGAAAACCCCAGCTGTGCTCACCGCTAACCGCCTTCAGCTTCTTATTGGCATTCAGGGAGTCgaacatctctctctttctttttgtgcCCCNNNNNNNNNNNNNNNNNNNNNNNNNNNNNNNNNNNNNNNNNNNNNNNNNNNNNNNNNNNNNNNNNNNNNNNNNNNNNNNNNNNNNNNNNNNNNNNNNNNNAACCTGCGGGTTAACCACCGGTTGGACCGGCGTCTATGGAGAGTTCGTCTGGGCAGCCTATAGCATCGGACtatgatctcacacacacacacacacacacacacacacacacacacacacacgccgtctgaagtccgtttgtttgttaaatgtgtgtgttttccacccAACCACAGCAGCACGGAAACAATCAGACGATCAGAGGAGGAACGCTATCGAGGACCAATCCGCCGACGCAGAAGCCGCCGAGCCCTCCCATGTCGGGGCGTGGCACGCTTGGGTGAGGTTTTCAGATCAGTCGGCGTGGAAGTGAGAATGATCGCGGTACTTTCGGCGAGTTCGGGATGCGTCCCGGCGAACCCGCTCGTGGTCTCCGATCATTTTAATTCCAAGGCGTGAACTTCCAGGCCGCGGCGCGTCCAGCAGGGTGAACCCGATCGGATTTGCGCTCCATCATTCCCGTCCTCGCGGTTCCTAATCTGCGCTTTTCGTTTTCTACTTCGGGGCAGGAGGAACACGCAGTTCAAGACCCTGGAGCCGGTGAAGCCCCCGACGGTGCCCAACGACTACATGACCAGCCCCGCCCGGCTGGGCGGCCAACACGGGCCGCAGCACAGCCCGGGTCGTACGGCGTCGCTCAACCAGAGACAGCGCACGCACAGGTAGATGAGGATCCATCCTATTCGTAGCCACGCCTCTCTAGCGGGAACGGCGTCTcagttttccttttgctttggGGGAATTTGGTTTTGTCAGCTGTGAGAAAGGGGAGCCGGAACTTCTTTAAAGCCAGTTGAATTATAAACAGCGGAATATTTTGGGTGAGGGCTGCATGAGAGACGAGGCTCGGTGCGGTTTATTTCactgagaataaaaaaagatgggggggggggaggaacacTGAGGAAGAGAGGAATGGGTAAATTATGTAGggcttaaggggggggggggggttgaagtgAGACTTTCACTTCAAAAGAGGGATGGCACAGCGTTGCTCAGCCTTTATCTCCAGACGCAGACGCCGAGCTCCCACCCGCCCCCCGGCGTCACTCCCAGCGCAATCCCTGCTGGATGTGCCTGGAGAACCCCGAGGTGAAAGAGtagagagggggtgggggggggagatgtgaAAGAGATGTCACTTGAAACGCATGAGAGGAGGAGGTCGGGGGCTCGTTAGGGCCGAGGAGCCGGGGGGAGGAACTGGAGCAGAAATGAGGATTGGTCAGGTCAGTGGTcccagactgggggggggggggcgtttaaaCCGGTTCAGCAGGGCAGACAAACGAGCTCCAGTGTCACGCCTGATGATGTCAGCGTGATGAATCAATATCACCGATAATACCTGCTGCTGAATAAAAcgacatcttcctcttcctcctcctcctcagtggaaGCAGCggggggagcagcagcagggagaacagcggcagcagcagcattggcATTCCCATCGCCGTGCCGACGCCCTCCATCCCCAACTCTGCGCCAGGTGAGCGTTGCCAGCGGCGACGGGTCCGCACCTCGTCCAGGAACACTTTTCTGGCACCGATTttccaaagtgaaaaaacaagaaaacagtttttttgcttgtttgaggTCGTGTCTGAGCCGGGAGACGCGACATAAATCGCTTCTTAAATCATTGACAGCCTTTAGCTCCGCCTGCTGCACCAATGAGCAGTAATCGAAACATATGGATCAGGCATCAGGAGACGAGTCCTCCAGCGGTGATGCGTGCGTTCAGGAGCTTTACTCGGAAAGGCGTGAATGTTCTACGGGACATTCTCAAAGCCGCCGTTTACCAGGCGGGGATTACGGAGCTTTATTGTGTTCAGAGCACGACCGGATTTCTGTCTGCGTAAATAGGCCAAGCTGCAGTACACCGTACACAGTACACAAGCacgcagtactgcagtacacCGTACACAAGCacgcagtactgcagtacacCGTACACAAGCacgcagtactgcagtacacCGTACACAAGCacgcagtactgcagtacacCGTACACCGTACACAAGCacgcagtactgcagtacaccgtgcagcagctttttcttttaCCTCAGTGCCAGGAATTAAGAACTAGCCACAGCTCTCTCCCTGCAAGAtggtcgccatggaaacagtcAATTCATACCTCAAAGAAGCGCCGCGCCGCACCGCGACAAAGTTGAATTGCTCCTCCGGggaggggggacgggggggggggttcttgagTGAAGTGACGGGATGTTGCGTGAGGAGGAGGCAGACGCCGTCCTGCCTCGGTGTTCCACGGTGACTAACGTCAACGCTCCTTTCAGTCCCGCCCATGTTCGCTCCGCCTCCCCCGCCGCCACCTCTTCCTGCGGCCGGGCTCGGCCCTCCGGCGGcacctccgccgccgccgccgccacccacAGGTGAGAGTCCTCGCCGTGCGAGGCCGCTTCCGGCGCCTCTGGTGGTGGATAATCAGCACGGTGGGGTGAACAAATCAGGGCGTGGCCGAGTGTCCAGCCGTTCACGCCGCTAGCGAGGTGATTGATTGTCGCTGCGTCGTCGTGATGCAGAACGTGTGAACAGACTGGGCACCATTCTCAACCCTCATTGGTGACGGGGCTCCTTCATGCTTTGTGATTGGCTAATAATATCATTGAATTTCACCCGCACAGCTCTGAATGGTTCctcgctgacctttgacctgaatAAAATCCTGCGTCATTAATGAATATGACTTTCATATCCTAAAAAATACAGAATATGCTCTCCCAGAATCAACCTCTAACATTTTAGCTCCATTTGTAAATAATGAATCATGGCTCGTTGGGTTTGAGATATATTTCTGCTCTCCTTTACTTTTAAATTCTAATTTATGTGACACAAAGGTGACTTCCTGCTTCAACCGCTTTTGATTGGACGACAAAACAGGTTCAcgctaaaaacatttttatctgGTTATCAGTTTTATTGATGGAACCGTTTTTGTCCtagccgtgcgtgtgtgtgtgtgtgtgtgtgtgtgtgtaggtgtgtgtgcgtgtgtgtgtaggtgtgtgtgtccgtccagCGGCTGCTAATCTGACTgcatctggattaaaatgaCCGTTTGAAAGGTTTTCCACACACAATCTCAGCTCTAATCAAACGTTCTGCCGGTGACAATGAGGACACGCCCGTTTGCTGACTTCCTGTGGCTCCGCCCTTCCCTCTCCTCGCCTGTTATCCAGAAACGTCAACAGGAAAAACACGTTAACCCTTTCTCTCCCTGCCGGTCCAGATATTTGTGCAGACTTCCACACACGGAACCGATAATCAGTTTTTCTCTTTCCtaatgatctctctctctctctctccggtctaacccctccctccctctctggtCCTGCCTgtcttccctctcttcctctgggTGTTTCTATAGcggtggcccccgggcctggtcTGGGCCCGGCTCCAATGTCCCAGTTTGGAACCATATCGCGGCAGATTTCACGCCACAACCCGTCCAATTCCTCCGTCTCCATGGTTTCGGCCACGGGCACCTACCGCCGGGCGCCGTCGGTCACTTCCCAGTTCtccttgcagcagcagcagcagctccagcagcagcagcagcctcacgTTAACGGAGGCACTCCCGGATACGGCCAGAACTCCTCaagtaagcc
This DNA window, taken from Brachionichthys hirsutus isolate HB-005 chromosome 14, CSIRO-AGI_Bhir_v1, whole genome shotgun sequence, encodes the following:
- the LOC137903598 gene encoding abl interactor 1-like, with the protein product MSGRGTLGRNTQFKTLEPVKPPTVPNDYMTSPARLGGQHGPQHSPGRTASLNQRQRTHSGSSGGSSSRENSGSSSIGIPIAVPTPSIPNSAPAVAPGPGLGPAPMSQFGTISRQISRHNPSNSSVSMVSATGTYRRAPSVTSQFSLQQQQQLQQQQQPHVNGGTPATAPPPPPPPMPQLTPQIPLTGFVARMQESIADTPTPPPPPPPDDTPMFDDSPPPPPPPPVDYEEEEAAAVVQYNDPYADGDPQWAPMSYIEKVVAIYDYNKDKGDELSFMEGAIIYVIKKNDDGWFEGVCNGTTGLFPGNYVESIMHYAD